One window from the genome of Salvelinus namaycush isolate Seneca chromosome 19, SaNama_1.0, whole genome shotgun sequence encodes:
- the rgcc gene encoding regulator of cell cycle RGCC, whose translation MKSPKLKSQGKCKFLEEDDLFDVLCEFDAVIEDFTSPMEKRHFQYDEHLKTAKRRSSASVSDSGISDSESAESLNRNSFSFSDERLNSPNVFSPSPTSPPPLTSPKAKLGDTKELEDFIADLDKTLASM comes from the exons ATGAAGTCTCCAAAGTTGAAGTCTCAAGGCAAAT GTAAATTCCTTGAGGAGGATGATCTGTTTGACGTGCTGTGTGAGTTCGACGCGGTGATCGAGGATTTCACTTCCCCGATGGAGAAGAGACACTTCCAGTACGACGAGCACCTGAAGACCGCGAAGAGACGGAGCAGTGCCAGCGTCAGTGACAGCGGCATCAGCGACTCAGAAA gtgctgAGTCGCTCAACAGGAACAGCTTCAGTTTCAGTGATGAGAGACTGAACTCTCCCAatgtcttctctccctctcccacctccCCCCCACCTCTCACATCCCCCAAAG CCAAACTGGGAGACACTAAAGAACTGGAGGACTTCATTGCTGACCTTGACAAGACGTTAGCAA GCATGTGA
- the LOC120063807 gene encoding class I histocompatibility antigen, F10 alpha chain-like, whose amino-acid sequence MQDDIQVGYFDSNMEQFIHKGPYAPDETEVDVAQDAAYVFGHMFLSMKRRLSDLRYRFNSTGNIDVQQRMTGCEMLDTGEPGLILSTDAFNAIFADLIYYNMTHYSYNSGNLLSPWSEVHQTYAKWLYQTIYLPICIKTLKKCLERLKNFVMRKVCPRVRLIQKAMSGGARVSCLAFGFYPRHINLTLLRDGQPIVEQEMTGGQLLPNGDGTYQLRKSLEVNTEELRERHNYTCTTSHLSLDNKLNVSWIPESGIDRVGLYVKSAPLAMVAIIILLSIFVCVRRRNTAGSQTLSQLSNANYAQVAEQISLSSHSET is encoded by the coding sequence atGCAGGATGACATTCAAGTTGGCTACTTTGACTCCAACATGGAGCAGTTTATCCACAAGGGACCTTACGCCCCAGACGAAACAGAGGTTGACGTAGCCCAAGATGCAGCTTATGTGTTTGGACACATGTTCCTCAGCATGAAAAGGCGACTGTCAGACCTGAGGTATCGCTTTAATTCCACAGGGAATATAGATGTTCAGCAGAGAATGACTGGCTGTGAGATGTTGGATACTGGTGAACCCGGCCTTATTCTGTCCACAGATGCTTTCAATGCAATTTTTGCTGATTTAATATATTACAACATGACACATTATTCATACAATTCTGGAAACCTACTGTCGCCATGGAGTGAGGTGCATCAAACATATGCAAAATGGCTTTATCAGACCATTTACCTACCCATTTGCATAAAAACATTGAAGAAATGTCTGGAGAGATTGAAGAACTTTGTGATGCGTAAAGTGTGTCCCAGAGTCAGGCTCATACAGAAAGCCATGTCTGGAGGTGCCCGTGTGAGCTGTCTGGCGTTTGGTTTTTACCCCCGCCACATCAATCTGACCCTGCTGAGAGACGGCCAGCCAATAGTAGAACAGGAGATGACTGGGGGTCAGTTGCTGCCCAATGGAGACGGGACCTACCAGCTGAGAAAGAGTCTGGAGGTCAACAcagaggagctgagagagagacacaactaCACCTGCACCACCTCCCACCTCAGTCTGGACAACAAGCTGAATGTCAGCTGGATACCTGAGTCTGGGATCGACAGAGTGGGTCTTTATGTCAAGTCAGCTCCACTGGCCATGGTGGCCATAATTATTCTACTCAGCATTTTCGTTTGTGTAAGGAGGAGAAACACGGCTGGCTCCCAGACATTGTCACAGCTCTCCAACGCAAATTATGCCCAAGTGGCTGAGCAAATTAGCCTATCTTCACATTCTGAGACCTGA